The DNA region AGCCCGAGTAGTAGAGCATCGGGTACGGCTTCAGGCTTTCCCTCAGCATCTCAACAAGTTTCCGGGCGTGTTCAAGCCTCCTCCTTGCCTTCTCAAGGTCGCCCCTGTGAATGGCCTTAACGGCGTCACCGCTGAGCCTCACTATCTCCCGCGTGATCCTCAGCGCCTCTTCTCTTGCCGCATCGGCCTTGTCCAGGGCCTTTTTTATGCCCCCCACGATTTCCCCCAGCTCCATTCGACCACCTCCGGGGATTATGCCTTCAATCCTAAAAGTTTTGTGAGGTTCGGGGTTGAGTGGGGTTTCGCTACCTCCTCCGATGCGGGGGGCCAAAACACCTTAAAAGCCAATTCACAAGCGTTTTATAGCCTGCAACAAACTGGGGCAGGGGATGGGAATGAGCAGGAAGATCGAGGAGTTCATGAAGAGGCACAATCTTGAGGTTGGGGACCTGATCAGGGTCGTTAAGAGGGACGGAGACGAGCATTTGACCTTCGAGGGCCTTGTAATGCCGCCCTACGAGCTCTCGCCGGGCGAAACGCTGACCATAAAGCTCGACAACGGCTACAACATCGGGATCCTTATAGATACGATCGAGGGGGTCGAGGTTCTCGGGAAGGCCGCTGAAAAGCCGGAGATGGCCTTCCAGGAAGTTCTCCCGAGGAAGGAGGGCCTCCCGAACGTTACCATCCTCGGAACCGGTGGGACGATAGCGAGCAGGATAGACTACAAGACCGGCGCAGTTCACCCGGCCTTCACTGCTGAAGAGCTCGCCAGGGCCGTCCCGGAGATATTTGATATGGCCAACATAACGCCGAAGCTCATCATGAACATCCTCAGCGAGGACATGAAGCCTGAATACTGGAAAAGGATAGCTCAGGAAGTAGCGGAGGCACTCAACTCCGGTTATGACGGCGTTGTCATCGCCCACGGAACGGACACGATGAGCTATACAGCCTCAGCCCTGAGCTTCATGCTCAGGAACCTCACCAAGCCGGTCGTTCTCGTCGGTGCCCAGAGGAGCTCGGACAGGCCGAGCAGCGATTCGGCCATGAACCTCACCTGCGGGGTCAAAATGGCCACCAGTGACGTTGCGGAGGTTATGGTGGTCATGCACGGGGAAACGAGCGACACCTACTGTTTAGCGCACCGCGGGACTAAGGTAAGGAAGATGCACACGAGCAGGAGGGACGCCTTCAGGAGCATAAACGACATCCCCATAGCAAGGGTCTGGAAGGACAGAATAGAGTTCCTCAGGGGCGACTACAGGAGGAGGAGTCAGGGCGAGGTAGAGGTTGACGACAGGATGGACGAGAGGGTCGCAATGCTCAAGGTTTACCCGGGAGTAAGGGGTGAGATTCTCGACTTCCTGGTGGATAAGGGCTACAGGGGCGTTGTCATAGAGGGAACAGGCCTCGGCCATGTCCCGGGGGATTTCATACCGCACGTGGAGAGGGCCGTTGAAGAAGGGGTCGCCGTGTGCGTCACCAGCCAGTGCCTCTATGGAAGGGTCAACCTCAACGTCTACTCCAACGGCAGGAAGCTCCTCAGGGCCGGGGCGATACCCTGCGAGGACATGCTTCCGGAAACTGCATACGTCAAGCTGATGTGGGTTCTCGGCCACACGGAGGACCTCAAGGAAGTGAGGGAGATGATGCTAACCAACTACGCCGGCGAGATAACGCCCTACACGAGGTTTGACACGTTCCTGAGGTGATGAAGATGGCTGAGAAGTTCGATTACGAAAAGCTCGGCCTTAAGGTTGGCCTTGAGATTCACAGACAGCTTGACACGAAAAAGCTCTTCTCACCCGTTCCGAGCGAGCTGACCGAGAAGGTTGACTTTTCATTCGAAAGAAGGCTCCGCCCGACGATGAGCGAGATGGGGGAAATTGACCCCGCCGCCCTGGAGGAGTTCAAGAAGGGGAGTAAGTACATCTACGAGGGCAACTACGAGCTGACTGATCTGGTCTACATGGACGAGGAGCCGCCGAGGGGGCCTGACAGGGAAGCCCTGGAGGTTTCCCTCCAGATAGCCTACCTCCTGAACGCGAAGCCCGTCGATGAAGTCCACTTCATGCGCAAAATCGTCATTGACGGCTCCAACGTTTCAGGCTTCCAGAGGACTGCAATAGTGGCCGTGGACGGAAGAGTGGAAACCCCCTGGGGAAGCGTTGGCATCCCCACGGTGTGCCTTGAGGAAGACGCTTGCCGTATCGTCGAAAGGGAGGGAAAGGAGGCAATATACCGCGTCGACCGCCTTGGAATTCCCCTCGTTGAGATAAGCACCACTCCGGATATACATCACCCGGAGCAGGCTAAAGTGGTCGCCAAGTACATAGGCGACGCCCTGAGGGCGACGAGGAAGGTCAAGCGCGGCCTCGGAACCATAAGGCAGGACTTGAACGTCTCAATCAGGGGCGGTGCGAGGGTTGAGATAAAGGGCGTTCAGGAGCTCGACATGATCCCGCTCATCATCGAGAGGGAAGTGGAGAGGCAGGTGAACCTACTCAGAATCCGCGATGAGCTGAGGGAAAGGGGCGTTAAGCCTGAGGACATTAAGGAGGAGTTCTACGACGTTACGGAAGTCTTCCAGAGCACCGGGTCAAAGGTAATAGCGGGGGCAATAAAGAACGGTGGCAGAGTCCTTGCCGTCAGGCTCCCGGGCTTCAGGGGCCTCATAGGCAGGGAAATCCAGCCGGGCAGGCGCCTGGGGACGGAGATGGCCGACAGGGCCAGGAAGTATGTAAAGGGAATCTTCCACATCGATGAATTACCGAACTATGGAATTACAGAAAAAGAGGTTGAAGCTGTTATAGAGAGGCTGAGCCTCGGTGAAAAAGACGCCTTCGTCCTTGTCGCGGCAGAGGAGGAAACGGCAAGGAAAGCCCTGGCTGAGGTGGTTAAGCGCGCTAAGGAAGCCTTAGAGGGCGTTCCGGAGGAGACGAGGAGGGCCCTGCAGGACGGTAATACTCAGTACATGCGCCCGCTCCCGGGTAAGGCGAGGATGTATCCCGAGACCGATATCCCGCCCATATTACTGCCTCGGGAGTACAAGGAGAAGATAAGGGCAAACCTCCCCGAGCTCCCGCAGGAGAGGGTGGAGCGCTTTATCAGGGAATACCAGATAGACAGGAGCCTCGCCGAAACCCTGGTGAACGAGGAGCGCGACGAGCTCTTCGAGGAGCTGGTAAAGAAGGGGGCTAAGCCTTCCCTGGTGGCTTCTATCCTCGTGGTTGTCCTCAAGGGCCTCAAGAGCGAGGTCCCCATAGAAAACATCACAGAGGAGCACATCAGGGAAGCTTTTGAGCTCTACCTCAAGGGCAAAATCGCCAAGGAGGCCTTCGAGGAGATATTCAAAGAGCTGGCAAAGAACCCGGAGAAAACCGCCCAGGGGGTCGCCGAGGAGAAGGGGTTAACCCTTCTGAGCGAAGAGGAGGTCGAGAAAATCATCGACGAGGTGATCCAGCAGAACCTTGAAGTCATCAAGGCTAAGGGGATGGAGGCGATGGGCATGATAATGGGAAGGGCAATGGCAAAGCTCCGCGGAAGGGCGGATGGAAAGCTCGTCAACTCGCTCGTCAGGAAGAAGATCCAGGAGCTGGGCTAAGCTTTTTATTCCTTTCCCCCAATTTCCCCTCATGGGGTACAGGTATCGGGTGCTCTACTACACCTATCCCGACGACCCGGAGACCGTTTCGGAGCTCAAGGGGAAGCTGAGGAACTATACTTTCCTCTTCAACCCCGACAGGACTTCTCTCCACGATGCCCTCCTGATGACGGTTATGACGGGCGGGGAAGCGGTCATCGCGAGGTCTGGGGATAAGTTTCTCATAGCCCCCCTCCAGGATGTCCCGCCCGGCTGGACCTCCGGCGAGGAGTTTCTGATCGGCAGGGGGAGGGGCCTTGAAAAGGTTGTCGGGGAGATCGTGGGGAAAGAAAAGGCGAACACCACCGCGAAAGGCGCCCTGGTGGTTGGCCTAATACTCCTGGTATCCTACGCCGGCTACCGTTTTCACGCCCTTGAAATTATTAACCACCTTCTCCTCTTTGCGGGTGTTTTCCTGAGCCTTCTCGGCGGAATGTTAAAGGGCTATCGGAAGGAAAAGGTCAGAGCATCGGCTCCTCCTCACCGCTCGGAGTGAGGGAAAAACTCATCATCCCATCCCGGGATGGCAAAACGCCTTTTAATGCTTTCCCCGGAAAATTCTTTCAAGTCCCGCGGGGTTGCACCTCCCATGGGAGCCGGCGGGAAAGCACAGGGGGATAGCCCCCCTTTCCCCGAACACTGAAATCGACGTGGCAGGGGTCAGGATTTTTAAAGGGTTCAGGCCAAGGAGACCGCGATGGTGATTGAGTTCCTCCTGCTCATAATACTGGCATGGGACGGCTATTTTTTTCTGAAGTACCTGGTGAGCCTTACGGAGGTCTCAAAAACATCGGCCGTATGGCCAAAAGTGAGCCTGCTCATGCCAGCATACAACGAGGAAAAAAACATAGGAGAAGCCATAAGGGCGGCTTTAAACCTCGATTATCCCGACTTTGAGGTCATCGTAATCGATGACGGTTCCCGGGATAGGACATACGAGGTGGCCTTAACTTTCAAGAACCCCCGCCTGAAGGTCGTGAGGATACCCCACTCGGGGAAGGCCGGGGCCCTGAACGAGGGTCTTAAGCTTTCCTCCGGCGAGATAATAGTGACCACGGACGCGGACGGCATGCTGGAGGAGAAAGCCCTGAAAGGTCTTGTCGGGCGCTTTTATGCGGACGATGTGGTGGGGGTCGGCGGCCAGGTTCGCGTCCAGCCGAGGAGCTTCCTTGAGGTTATTCAGGACATAGAACACCTTAGAATAGCCATGTTCAGAAGGGCCCACGAGCTCGAAAACCTCAGCGTGGCACCCGGACCGATAGCGGCCTTCAGGAGAAAGGCCCTTGAGGCCATCGGTGGCTTCGTGAATGACCCGGTTGAGGATTACGCAACGACGATAGCCCTGAAGGGTCTTGGAAAAGTCGTCTACTCGCCCAAAGCCAGGTGCTGGGTCAGAATGCCAACTACACTGGTAAAGCTCTGGAGACAGAGGAAGAGGTGGTTCCTTGGTGATCTCCCAAAGCTCGGCGGCGGCCCGTTAAAGGAGAAGGTTTTCCTTGGCATAAGCGATGCCGTTGCCCTCTTCGATGTCCTCTTCCCAATATTGGCCATTCTCGCGGGAAAATTTGCACTGCTTGCTGTTTTCTTGCTCTTTGAGGTCCTTACCATGGCGGCCGTTGTGGCCGTGGAGGGTGGATCCCCGGTGGAAGTTCTGGCCTTCCCCTTCGTCCTGTGGTTTCTGGCACTCTTTTACCTGACGCTCCACGTTTATGGCTACCTCCACCTGCTCTTAAAGCAATAAGCGCCGGCTACAAAAAGAGGTCAGGGAGAGGCCCGGTCTTTTCACCCCGCCCCCAGGTAGCCCTCAAAGACCTCCACGTATTTAAACCCGTCATCGGGGAAGATGAGGACGTAGGTGCCCCCGCCGAACTCCTCAGAGACCCTCTCGTAGGCCTTCACTACAGCGCCGGAGCTAAGCCCTATCAGCAGGCCGTCCCTCCGAGCGACGGCTATGGATCCCTCTATGGCCTCTCTCTGCGTTACCTCAACGACGCGGTCTACCTTCACCTGGGGGTACCACTTCTGGCCGGTTTCGAGGCGCTTTATCCCCGGGATTTTCTCCCCCTTGGCAGGCACGACACCGACGACATGGACATCGTAGCGCTCCTTCAGGTACTTGGCTATGCCCGCTATGTGGCCCGAAGTTCCAATCCCGGCTATTAGCACGTCTGGCTCCTTCCCGATGCTCCGCAGCTGCTCCTCGATCTCCCTGGCGGTAATGCGGTAGTGGACGTCAAAGTTGTCGTCGTTCTCGAACTGGTTCAGGTTGGCCGCTCCTGCTTTCCTGGCCTCTTCCTTAACGAACCCGACCATCTCGGTGTCAATGGTCTCGAAGTCCGTGACAACGACCTCTGCCCCGAGAACCCTCAGGAGAACCTGCGTGGCCTTTGGGGTCGGCTTCGGGAGGTAAGCGCGGAACTTTATACCAAAGACATTGCTCAAAGCGGCGAGGGAGATACCGGTGTTGCCGGAGCTTGCCTCAAAAAGGGCCCTTCCGTTGATGTCCCCGCGCTCCATCGCGCGCAGAAGCATGTTGAAAACGGTTCTGTCCTTTATGCTCCTGCTGAAGGGGTTAAAGAACTCCAGCTTGGCAAAAGACATCCCCCCGCTCAAAGGAAAGCCGCACAAGGGGGGTGGGCTTGTACTTCTCGTACAGCTCAAGGGTGCTCTTGAACACGTTCATTTGCCATCACCGGAAAGAAATCCTGGGGCCCCTTTAAAAGCGTTCCTAAAACGAGCAGTTATACACAGAAATGGGTAAACGCTGATGGTGCGGGGGCGGGGATTTGAACCCCGGAACCCCTGCGGGACGGGACCCTAAATCCCGCGCCTTTGGCCAGGCTCGGCTACCCCCGCGCCGGTTTAACTCATGGGGGTGATGTTAAAAAGTTTTTGGGTTCAGAGGAAGCCCGTCTTTTTGAGTCCCCTCGCGTTGAGTTCCTCGTCTATTATCCTCCTGACGGTGCCCTCCAAGGTCTCACCCACCAGGCCCTCCACC from Thermococcus zilligii AN1 includes:
- the gatD gene encoding Glu-tRNA(Gln) amidotransferase subunit GatD; the protein is MSRKIEEFMKRHNLEVGDLIRVVKRDGDEHLTFEGLVMPPYELSPGETLTIKLDNGYNIGILIDTIEGVEVLGKAAEKPEMAFQEVLPRKEGLPNVTILGTGGTIASRIDYKTGAVHPAFTAEELARAVPEIFDMANITPKLIMNILSEDMKPEYWKRIAQEVAEALNSGYDGVVIAHGTDTMSYTASALSFMLRNLTKPVVLVGAQRSSDRPSSDSAMNLTCGVKMATSDVAEVMVVMHGETSDTYCLAHRGTKVRKMHTSRRDAFRSINDIPIARVWKDRIEFLRGDYRRRSQGEVEVDDRMDERVAMLKVYPGVRGEILDFLVDKGYRGVVIEGTGLGHVPGDFIPHVERAVEEGVAVCVTSQCLYGRVNLNVYSNGRKLLRAGAIPCEDMLPETAYVKLMWVLGHTEDLKEVREMMLTNYAGEITPYTRFDTFLR
- the gatE gene encoding Glu-tRNA(Gln) amidotransferase subunit GatE; amino-acid sequence: MAEKFDYEKLGLKVGLEIHRQLDTKKLFSPVPSELTEKVDFSFERRLRPTMSEMGEIDPAALEEFKKGSKYIYEGNYELTDLVYMDEEPPRGPDREALEVSLQIAYLLNAKPVDEVHFMRKIVIDGSNVSGFQRTAIVAVDGRVETPWGSVGIPTVCLEEDACRIVEREGKEAIYRVDRLGIPLVEISTTPDIHHPEQAKVVAKYIGDALRATRKVKRGLGTIRQDLNVSIRGGARVEIKGVQELDMIPLIIEREVERQVNLLRIRDELRERGVKPEDIKEEFYDVTEVFQSTGSKVIAGAIKNGGRVLAVRLPGFRGLIGREIQPGRRLGTEMADRARKYVKGIFHIDELPNYGITEKEVEAVIERLSLGEKDAFVLVAAEEETARKALAEVVKRAKEALEGVPEETRRALQDGNTQYMRPLPGKARMYPETDIPPILLPREYKEKIRANLPELPQERVERFIREYQIDRSLAETLVNEERDELFEELVKKGAKPSLVASILVVVLKGLKSEVPIENITEEHIREAFELYLKGKIAKEAFEEIFKELAKNPEKTAQGVAEEKGLTLLSEEEVEKIIDEVIQQNLEVIKAKGMEAMGMIMGRAMAKLRGRADGKLVNSLVRKKIQELG
- a CDS encoding glycosyltransferase — encoded protein: MVIEFLLLIILAWDGYFFLKYLVSLTEVSKTSAVWPKVSLLMPAYNEEKNIGEAIRAALNLDYPDFEVIVIDDGSRDRTYEVALTFKNPRLKVVRIPHSGKAGALNEGLKLSSGEIIVTTDADGMLEEKALKGLVGRFYADDVVGVGGQVRVQPRSFLEVIQDIEHLRIAMFRRAHELENLSVAPGPIAAFRRKALEAIGGFVNDPVEDYATTIALKGLGKVVYSPKARCWVRMPTTLVKLWRQRKRWFLGDLPKLGGGPLKEKVFLGISDAVALFDVLFPILAILAGKFALLAVFLLFEVLTMAAVVAVEGGSPVEVLAFPFVLWFLALFYLTLHVYGYLHLLLKQ
- a CDS encoding cysteine synthase family protein — translated: MSFAKLEFFNPFSRSIKDRTVFNMLLRAMERGDINGRALFEASSGNTGISLAALSNVFGIKFRAYLPKPTPKATQVLLRVLGAEVVVTDFETIDTEMVGFVKEEARKAGAANLNQFENDDNFDVHYRITAREIEEQLRSIGKEPDVLIAGIGTSGHIAGIAKYLKERYDVHVVGVVPAKGEKIPGIKRLETGQKWYPQVKVDRVVEVTQREAIEGSIAVARRDGLLIGLSSGAVVKAYERVSEEFGGGTYVLIFPDDGFKYVEVFEGYLGAG